The following are encoded together in the Salvia hispanica cultivar TCC Black 2014 chromosome 6, UniMelb_Shisp_WGS_1.0, whole genome shotgun sequence genome:
- the LOC125195167 gene encoding uncharacterized protein LOC125195167 has product MASSRAGGSGGGASDSDGFSDDELDLAVQEAIDRRIRQRQQRRQQAAAAVPRPIHRRRHVPRDHIAAHIRLYEDYFAPQPRFGDALFRRRFRMHRPLFMHIVGALERRYEFFRIRGGCGWQTRPHANTEVYGRNRQLAYGVPADMFDEYLHIGESSAVECLLEFCAGIRAIFEDQYLRRPSPEDCQRLINMHGSVHGFPGMLGTVADLAFFVWGYDK; this is encoded by the coding sequence ATGGCGAGTAGTCGTGCGGGTGGTAGTGGCGGAGgcgctagtgatagtgatGGCTTTAGTGATGATGAATTAGATCTCGCTGTGCAAGAGGCGATTGATCGACGGATCCGGCagaggcagcagcggcggcagcaggcggcggcggccgtgCCTCGGCCGATCCATCGCCGACGGCATGTACCCCGGGACCACATTGCTGCACATATTCGGTTGTATGAGGACTACTTTGCTCCGCAGCCGCGTTTTGGGGATGCCTTATTCCGCCgacgttttaggatgcatcgtcctctgtttatgcatatcgtTGGTGCATTAGAGAGAAGGTACGAGTTTTTCAGGATCAGGGGAGGATGCGGCTGGCAAACCCGGCCACACGCCAATACAGAAGTGTACGGCCGCAATCGGCAATTGGCGTACGGAGTCCcggccgacatgttcgacgagtacctccacattggGGAGTCTTCAGCCGTCGAGTGTCTGTTGGAGTTTTGCGCGGGCATTAGAGCGATATTCGAGGATCAGTATCTTAGGCGTCCGAGCCCCGAAGACTGCCAGCGGCTAATTAATATGCACGGGTCGGTGCACGGGTTCCCTGGGATGTTGGGCACAGTGGCGGATCTAGCATTTTTCGTTTGGGGGTacgataaataa
- the LOC125193243 gene encoding mitogen-activated protein kinase kinase kinase 18-like has translation MTWTRGPTIGRGSTATVSLAATPAGDIFAVKSTDLASSALLKKEESFISHLSSPYVIRCLGSDVTIHDHKPLYNLFLEYSSGGSLSDLIAKRGGALDEKTIRFYSKQLLTGLDYLHRTGLVHCDIKGQNVLVAGGGAAVKIADFGCAKWAGSGGCFAGTPAYMAPEVARGVEQSFAADVWSVGCTVIEMATGRHPWPEMKDPAAAIYRIAFSDDVPELPGWFSGEARDFVGKCLVRDARRRWTAAELLQHPFLDLAEEEASPTSVTDQGFWDAIEASECLEIATETALSPEMDSPVDRIGALVGGGGPSFDEDREWVTVRANEVEDSIEEEEISYCDLVVMEDYSRFDFCSGDFDFVTSSSFAQKLFVYSDNYVNGIISSSRSSIFFIFSTHAS, from the coding sequence ATGACCTGGACGAGGGGCCCCACCATCGGCCGAGGATCCACCGCGACGGTTTCCCTCGCCGCCACCCCCGCCGGCGACATCTTCGCCGTGAAGTCCACCGATCTCGCTTCCTCCGCCTTGCTGAAGAAGGAGGAATCATTCATCTCCCACCTCTCCTCTCCCTACGTCATCCGCTGCTTAGGCTCCGACGTCACAATCCACGATCACAAACCCCTCTACAATCTGTTTCTAGAATATTCCAGCGGCGGTTCGCTTTCCGATCTGATCGCCAAGCGCGGAGGCGCCTTGGACGAGAAAACCATCCGATTTTACTCCAAGCAGCTCCTCACCGGATTGGATTATCTCCACCGGACCGGATTGGTGCACTGCGACATCAAAGGCCAGAACGTCCTCGTCGCCGGCGGCGGCGCCGCGGTGAAGATCGCCGACTTCGGTTGCGCGAAATGGGCGGGATCCGGCGGGTGTTTCGCCGGAACGCCGGCCTACATGGCGCCGGAGGTCGCGCGCGGCGTGGAGCAGAGTTTTGCGGCGGATGTGTGGTCTGTGGGATGCACGGTGATCGAAATGGCCACCGGGCGCCACCCCTGGCCGGAGATGAAGGATCCGGCGGCGGCGATTTACCGGATCGCGTTCTCCGACGACGTGCCGGAGCTGCCGGGGTGGTTTTCCGGAGAGGCGAGGGATTTCGTGGGGAAGTGTTTGGTGAGGGACGCGAGGAGGCGGTGGACGGCGGCGGAGCTGCTGCAGCATCCGTTTTTGGATTTGGCGGAGGAGGAAGCGTCTCCGACGAGTGTTACGGATCAAGGATTTTGGGATGCGATCGAGGCGTCGGAGTGTTTGGAAATTGCGACGGAGACAGCGTTGTCGCCGGAAATGGATTCTCCGGTTGATAGGATCGGAGCGTTGGTCGGCGGTGGCGGTCCGAGTTTTGATGAGGATCGAGAGTGGGTGACGGTTAGGGCTAATGAAGTTGAAGATTCGATTGAGGAAGAGGAAATTTCATATTGTGATTTGGTGGTGATGGAGGATTATTCTAGGTTTGATTTTTGCAGTggagattttgattttgtaacatcttcttcatttgcacaaaaattatttgtgtattcagataattatgttaatggaattatttcttcatcaagATCAAGtatattcttcatttttagtaCTCATGCTTCATAA